From Bacillota bacterium, one genomic window encodes:
- a CDS encoding guanylate kinase, with the protein MNSSSLQSNGFLVVLSGPSGVGKNTVLNAVLSQMPDLKYSVSVTTRPPRPGEVHGRDYFFVTDEEFDRLVQDDRLLEWAEFVGHRYGTPREYIEQCLRSGYTVIMDIDIQGARQIRQKMPEAVLVFLWPPSLEELSRRIRERGTDSEAAVSRRLAWARQELEAVRDYDYVIVNDDVEKAAAQLRSIVVAERCRVSRWNYRACLARLRGEDSAL; encoded by the coding sequence GTGAACAGTTCTTCGCTTCAATCGAACGGATTTCTCGTCGTTTTGAGCGGCCCGTCGGGCGTAGGGAAAAACACGGTGCTCAACGCCGTGTTGTCCCAAATGCCCGACTTGAAGTACTCGGTATCCGTGACGACGCGGCCGCCGCGGCCCGGGGAAGTCCACGGGCGCGACTATTTTTTCGTCACGGACGAAGAATTTGATCGCCTGGTGCAGGACGATCGGCTGCTGGAATGGGCCGAGTTCGTCGGCCACCGCTACGGCACGCCGCGGGAATACATCGAGCAGTGCCTGCGCTCCGGGTACACGGTTATAATGGATATAGACATTCAAGGCGCCCGCCAGATTCGCCAGAAGATGCCGGAAGCGGTCCTGGTGTTCTTGTGGCCGCCTAGCCTGGAGGAGCTGAGCCGGCGCATCCGCGAGCGCGGTACGGACTCGGAGGCGGCCGTTTCGCGGCGGCTGGCGTGGGCGCGGCAAGAGCTGGAAGCGGTCCGCGACTACGATTACGTCATCGTCAACGATGACGTGGAGAAGGCCGCAGCGCAGCTGCGGTCCATCGTGGTGGCGGAGCGCTGCCGCGTCAGCCGGTGGAATTACCGGGCATGTCTGGCCCGTTTGCGGGGGGAGGATAGCGCCCTATGA